The following coding sequences lie in one Nocardioides sambongensis genomic window:
- a CDS encoding Lrp/AsnC family transcriptional regulator, producing MVVQAYILIQTDVGKAAEVAREVGQIPGVALAEDVTGPYDVIVRAEARNVDELGQLVVSKVQNLEGITRTLTCPVVHI from the coding sequence ATGGTCGTGCAGGCCTACATCCTGATCCAGACCGATGTCGGCAAGGCTGCCGAGGTCGCCCGTGAGGTCGGCCAGATCCCCGGCGTCGCTCTCGCCGAGGACGTCACCGGTCCCTACGACGTCATCGTCCGCGCGGAGGCGCGCAACGTCGACGAGCTGGGCCAGCTGGTGGTCTCGAAGGTGCAGAACCTCGAGGGCATCACCCGGACCCTCACCTGCCCTGTCGTCCACATCTGA
- the rsmD gene encoding 16S rRNA (guanine(966)-N(2))-methyltransferase RsmD produces the protein MTRIIAGTARGRGLRTPKGDLTRPTSDRVREALFSAVESLYGSLQGLRVLDLYAGSGALGLEAWSRGAATVTLVEQDRRTADLVRANARDLGAAVAVVTRSVPTFLDAEQLPAGPTGPASYDVVVSDPPYPLTEERVARDLALLVGRGWLAADALVVLERSARSPEPSWPAGLGPLPGRHGRRTYGETVLWFAEPDREAQDAAR, from the coding sequence GTGACCCGGATCATCGCGGGCACCGCCCGCGGCCGCGGCCTGCGCACCCCGAAGGGCGACCTGACCCGACCCACCAGCGACCGGGTCCGGGAGGCGCTCTTCTCCGCGGTCGAGTCGCTCTACGGCTCGCTGCAGGGGCTGCGCGTGCTCGACCTGTATGCCGGCTCCGGCGCGCTCGGGCTCGAGGCGTGGTCGCGCGGGGCCGCCACGGTGACGCTGGTCGAGCAGGACCGCCGCACCGCCGACCTGGTCCGGGCCAACGCCCGCGACCTGGGCGCCGCGGTGGCCGTGGTGACGCGGTCGGTGCCGACCTTCCTCGACGCCGAGCAGCTGCCCGCCGGGCCGACCGGCCCGGCGTCGTACGACGTGGTGGTCAGTGATCCGCCGTACCCACTGACTGAGGAGCGGGTCGCCCGCGACCTGGCCCTGCTGGTCGGGCGCGGTTGGCTTGCCGCCGATGCGCTGGTCGTGCTGGAGCGCTCCGCGCGCAGCCCCGAGCCGTCCTGGCCGGCGGGTCTGGGGCCGCTGCCGGGACGCCACGGGCGCCGGACCTACGGGGAGACCGTGCTGTGGTTCGCCGAGCCGGACCGGGAGGCGCAGGACGCGGCACGCTAA
- the rpmB gene encoding 50S ribosomal protein L28 — MAAVCDICDKKPAFGNNRPWSRKITKRRFNPNIQRVRAVVNGTPKRLNVCTGCLKAGKVSR, encoded by the coding sequence GTGGCCGCCGTGTGCGACATCTGCGACAAGAAGCCGGCGTTCGGTAACAACCGGCCGTGGTCGCGCAAGATCACGAAGCGTCGCTTCAACCCGAACATCCAGCGCGTCCGTGCCGTCGTCAACGGCACCCCCAAGCGCCTCAACGTCTGCACCGGCTGCCTCAAGGCCGGCAAGGTCAGCCGCTGA
- a CDS encoding thiamine-phosphate kinase, giving the protein MNDAVPTEPTDPTNATLADLGEFGLIGRISELVARLAPGEDVLVGPGDDAAVLRVRKGHVVVSTDMVVEGRHFRSEWVDAYDVGRRAAAQNLSDINAMGGRAQWLTVGLAAPADLPASWALDFTRGFAEEAALVGAGVVGGDITSSDRIVVAVTVIGACTISPVLRTGAQPGDRVALCGRQGWAAGGLTVLGRGFRSPRVLVEAYRRPEPPYDAGQAAAELGASAMIDISDGLVADATHLAEASGVALDLRSAAFDVPEPLVAVGAAIGADPIQFVLGGGDDHCLVATFPSSVDLPEGWREVGSVVEAGLDGAVVTVDGAPYDGPAGWTHF; this is encoded by the coding sequence ATGAACGACGCCGTGCCGACCGAGCCGACCGATCCGACGAACGCGACCCTGGCCGACCTCGGCGAGTTCGGCCTGATCGGGCGGATCAGCGAGCTCGTCGCCCGTCTCGCGCCGGGGGAGGACGTGCTGGTCGGACCCGGCGACGACGCCGCGGTGCTGAGGGTGCGCAAGGGGCACGTGGTCGTCTCCACCGACATGGTCGTCGAAGGGCGGCACTTCCGCAGCGAGTGGGTCGACGCGTACGACGTCGGCCGCCGCGCCGCCGCGCAGAACCTCTCCGACATCAACGCCATGGGGGGCCGCGCGCAGTGGCTCACGGTCGGACTGGCGGCGCCCGCCGACCTGCCGGCCAGCTGGGCCCTCGACTTCACCCGCGGGTTCGCCGAGGAGGCGGCACTCGTCGGCGCGGGGGTGGTCGGCGGCGACATCACCTCGTCGGACAGGATCGTGGTCGCGGTGACCGTGATCGGCGCCTGCACGATCTCCCCGGTGTTGCGCACCGGCGCACAACCCGGTGACCGCGTGGCGCTCTGCGGCCGTCAGGGCTGGGCGGCCGGAGGGCTCACGGTGCTCGGTCGCGGCTTCCGCTCGCCGCGGGTCCTGGTCGAGGCCTACCGACGCCCCGAGCCGCCCTACGACGCGGGCCAGGCGGCCGCCGAGCTCGGTGCGAGCGCGATGATCGACATCTCCGACGGGCTGGTCGCCGACGCCACCCACCTGGCCGAGGCGTCCGGGGTGGCGCTGGACCTCCGCTCCGCGGCGTTCGACGTACCGGAGCCGTTGGTCGCGGTCGGCGCCGCGATCGGTGCGGACCCGATCCAGTTCGTGCTCGGCGGCGGCGACGACCACTGCCTGGTGGCCACGTTCCCGAGCTCCGTGGACCTGCCCGAGGGCTGGCGGGAGGTGGGCAGCGTGGTGGAGGCCGGGCTCGACGGTGCGGTGGTCACCGTGGACGGTGCCCCCTACGACGGTCCCGCGGGCTGGACGCACTTCTGA
- a CDS encoding ATP-dependent DNA helicase RecG encodes MITLDSPLTTVLGGAAPAKRKKFETGLGLRTVGDLIHHFPRRYLETGSLTKVEDLQVGQMLCVVGEVVTCETKQYTDRRSGRPAFRVEAVLATDGPRLGMTFFAKNAGTAQWHAGRVAVGNRGVFIGKADRFRDRWQLVNPQMTVFGVADEEDAEAPDIGGLYPIYPLTKGVLSWDVARAVRFALDVVDDIGEILPDELRDGYHVLDIGQAYRWVHRPDDRDQVGRALHRFRFEEALVTQLVLGRRRRAARALGATARDGGDGSLLRAFDERLPFTLTDGQRSVGEQIDADLAAAHPMNRLLQGEVGSGKTLVALRAMLRVVDSGGQTALLAPTEVLAQQHHRSIVAMLGELAVGGLLGDGTCVELLTGSMTKSQRTEPLSRLASGESGIVIGTHALLEDKVIFADLGLVVVDEQHRFGVEQRAALTAKGQTPPHLLVMTATPIPRTVAMTVFGDLETSTLSELPAGRAPIQTNLVPTADHPTWVDRVWARLREEVEKGHQAYVVCPRISGDVAEAEQVESVDLDEDGQEIPAAAPATAVQDLVRDLGDGPLSGLRLAALHGRMPAEEKDATMRAFAAGTIDVLVSTTVIEVGVDVANATAMVIMDADRFGVSQLHQLRGRVGRGGLPGLCLLVSAAEPYTPARERLDAVASTTDGFLLSRVDLEQRREGDVLGASQAGRRSSLERLRVLRDEDTIVAARRAAEDLLDGDPALAAAPGLARAVADLEASQQAGFVEKS; translated from the coding sequence TTGATCACCCTGGACTCGCCGCTGACCACCGTGCTCGGTGGCGCGGCGCCGGCGAAGCGGAAGAAGTTCGAGACCGGCCTCGGCCTGCGCACGGTCGGTGACCTGATCCACCACTTCCCCCGTCGCTACCTGGAGACCGGGTCGCTGACGAAGGTCGAGGACCTGCAGGTCGGCCAGATGCTCTGCGTGGTCGGGGAGGTCGTCACCTGCGAGACCAAGCAGTACACCGACCGGCGCAGCGGCCGTCCGGCGTTCCGGGTCGAAGCGGTGCTCGCCACGGACGGACCCCGGCTCGGGATGACCTTCTTCGCCAAGAACGCCGGCACCGCGCAGTGGCATGCGGGTCGGGTCGCCGTCGGCAACCGCGGCGTCTTCATCGGCAAGGCCGACCGCTTCCGGGACCGCTGGCAGCTGGTGAACCCCCAGATGACGGTCTTCGGGGTCGCCGACGAGGAGGACGCCGAGGCACCGGACATCGGCGGGCTCTATCCGATCTACCCGCTGACGAAGGGCGTGCTCTCCTGGGACGTGGCCCGGGCGGTCCGGTTCGCCCTGGACGTCGTCGACGACATCGGGGAGATCCTTCCCGACGAGCTGCGGGACGGCTACCACGTGCTCGACATCGGACAGGCCTACCGCTGGGTGCACCGCCCGGACGATCGGGACCAGGTGGGACGCGCGCTGCACCGGTTCCGGTTCGAGGAGGCGCTGGTGACCCAGCTGGTGCTGGGCCGGCGCCGGCGGGCCGCTCGCGCGCTCGGCGCGACCGCCCGCGACGGGGGCGACGGTTCGCTGCTGCGCGCCTTCGACGAACGGCTCCCGTTCACCCTGACCGACGGTCAGCGGTCGGTGGGGGAGCAGATCGATGCGGACCTGGCCGCCGCGCACCCGATGAACCGGCTGCTGCAGGGCGAGGTCGGGTCCGGCAAGACGCTGGTGGCGCTGCGGGCGATGCTCCGGGTGGTCGACTCCGGCGGCCAGACCGCGCTGCTGGCGCCGACCGAGGTCCTGGCTCAACAGCACCACCGCTCGATCGTCGCGATGCTCGGTGAGCTCGCGGTCGGCGGCCTCCTCGGTGACGGCACCTGCGTGGAGCTGCTCACCGGGTCGATGACGAAGTCCCAGCGCACCGAGCCGCTCTCCCGACTCGCCAGCGGTGAGTCGGGCATCGTGATCGGCACGCACGCGCTGCTCGAGGACAAGGTCATCTTCGCCGACCTTGGTCTCGTCGTGGTCGACGAGCAGCACCGGTTCGGCGTCGAGCAGCGCGCAGCGCTCACCGCGAAGGGGCAGACGCCGCCGCACCTGCTGGTGATGACCGCGACCCCGATCCCGCGCACGGTGGCGATGACCGTCTTCGGCGACCTGGAGACCTCCACCCTCTCCGAGCTGCCGGCCGGCCGCGCCCCGATCCAGACCAACCTGGTCCCCACCGCCGACCACCCGACCTGGGTGGACCGGGTCTGGGCCCGGCTGCGCGAGGAGGTCGAGAAGGGCCACCAGGCCTACGTGGTCTGTCCGCGGATCAGCGGGGACGTGGCCGAGGCCGAGCAGGTGGAGAGCGTCGACCTCGACGAGGACGGTCAGGAGATCCCGGCCGCCGCGCCGGCGACGGCGGTCCAGGACCTGGTCCGCGACCTCGGCGACGGCCCGCTGTCGGGCCTGCGGCTGGCCGCCCTGCACGGCCGGATGCCGGCCGAGGAGAAGGACGCCACCATGCGTGCGTTCGCGGCCGGCACCATCGACGTGCTCGTCTCCACCACCGTGATCGAGGTGGGCGTCGACGTCGCCAACGCGACGGCGATGGTGATCATGGACGCCGACCGCTTCGGGGTCTCCCAGCTGCACCAGCTCCGCGGCCGGGTCGGCCGTGGCGGACTGCCGGGGCTGTGCCTCCTGGTGAGTGCCGCGGAGCCCTACACCCCGGCCCGGGAGAGGCTCGACGCGGTCGCCTCGACCACCGACGGGTTCCTGCTCAGCAGGGTCGACCTCGAGCAGCGGCGGGAGGGCGACGTGCTCGGCGCCTCCCAGGCCGGCAGACGCTCCAGCCTGGAGCGTCTGCGGGTGCTGCGCGACGAGGACACGATCGTCGCCGCACGACGCGCGGCCGAGGACCTGCTCGACGGCGACCCCGCTCTCGCCGCCGCGCCGGGCCTGGCCCGCGCCGTCGCCGACCTCGAGGCCTCCCAGCAGGCCGGCTTCGTGGAGAAGTCGTGA
- the rpmF gene encoding 50S ribosomal protein L32, which translates to MAVPKRKMSRSNTRHRRSQWKAVAPALVTCANPACGAKHLPHRACGTCGQYGARADRRQVL; encoded by the coding sequence GTGGCTGTTCCGAAGCGGAAGATGTCGCGCAGCAACACGCGGCACCGTCGCTCGCAGTGGAAGGCCGTCGCCCCGGCTCTGGTGACCTGTGCCAACCCGGCTTGCGGCGCCAAGCACCTCCCGCACCGTGCGTGCGGCACCTGCGGCCAGTACGGCGCCCGCGCCGACCGTCGCCAGGTTCTCTGA
- a CDS encoding DAK2 domain-containing protein: MEAPKGEGADAHHVAGSTPGQGVATEPGRLAVASVLRFVDIAVDALAVAREEIDALNVYPVPDGDTGTNMYLTIAAARDAIRDAADRPADEALATFARGALLGARGNSGVILSEMLGALARRLARAGAEDRFAMVVAEGLAEATTACYAAVGEPVEGTMLTVLRVAADAAMEAGARSSSHTRDVFIAAAAAAREALARTPDQLEVLARAGVVDAGGRGLCVLLDAAERVFTGRRVISVPPSIGRRATAPVPVPVPTPAPDSSGPAEGDLCADGPAYEVMYLLETDDDRVAQLRTELGRIGDSVVVVGREGLWNVHVHTDDVGAAIEAALDIGRPSRIRVTHFAEQVAGPPHERPTESLPRAVVAVAAGPGLARLFESAGAVVVPATPTRRPSTGELLTAIAASGAREVVVLPNDDNTIRAAQAAATTAETDDQGPSGIRVAVIPTHAQVEGLAALAVHDLDSSFEHDVTEMTATARHVRHGAVTVAAREAMTMAGPCVPGDVLGVIAGDFAVVGDDQGEVAVEVLRRLLAAGGELVTLVGGEDGGDALVAQVAAWVEEHHPHVDVMSYDGGQDRYPLLLSVE; the protein is encoded by the coding sequence ATGGAAGCACCGAAGGGCGAGGGCGCGGACGCCCACCACGTCGCCGGGTCCACGCCGGGGCAGGGGGTCGCCACCGAGCCGGGCCGGTTGGCCGTGGCCAGTGTGCTGCGCTTCGTCGACATCGCGGTGGACGCGCTCGCCGTGGCTCGCGAGGAGATCGACGCCCTCAACGTCTACCCGGTGCCCGACGGGGACACGGGCACGAACATGTACCTGACGATCGCCGCCGCCCGCGACGCGATCCGCGACGCGGCGGACCGGCCCGCCGACGAGGCGCTGGCCACGTTCGCCCGGGGCGCGCTGCTCGGCGCCCGGGGCAACTCGGGCGTGATCCTCAGCGAGATGCTCGGCGCGCTGGCCCGGCGCCTCGCGCGGGCCGGCGCCGAGGACCGGTTCGCGATGGTGGTCGCGGAGGGTCTGGCCGAGGCCACGACCGCGTGCTACGCCGCCGTCGGCGAGCCGGTCGAGGGGACGATGCTCACGGTGCTGCGGGTGGCCGCGGACGCAGCGATGGAGGCCGGTGCGCGGTCGTCGAGCCACACCCGGGACGTCTTCATCGCGGCTGCCGCCGCGGCACGTGAGGCGCTCGCGCGCACCCCCGATCAGCTCGAGGTGCTCGCCCGCGCCGGCGTCGTGGACGCCGGTGGCCGTGGGCTCTGCGTGCTCCTCGATGCCGCGGAGCGGGTCTTCACCGGCCGCCGGGTGATCAGTGTGCCCCCGTCGATCGGTCGCCGAGCGACGGCGCCGGTCCCGGTCCCGGTGCCGACCCCGGCGCCGGACAGCTCCGGGCCGGCCGAGGGCGACCTGTGCGCCGACGGGCCCGCCTACGAGGTGATGTACCTGCTGGAGACGGACGACGACCGGGTGGCGCAGTTGCGGACCGAGCTGGGCCGGATCGGTGACTCGGTGGTCGTGGTCGGCAGGGAGGGGCTCTGGAACGTCCACGTGCACACCGACGACGTGGGTGCGGCGATCGAGGCGGCCCTGGACATCGGGCGGCCCAGCCGGATCCGGGTCACCCACTTCGCCGAGCAGGTGGCCGGGCCGCCGCACGAACGTCCGACCGAGAGCCTGCCGCGGGCCGTGGTGGCGGTCGCGGCCGGTCCGGGACTGGCCCGCCTGTTCGAGAGCGCGGGCGCAGTCGTGGTGCCCGCGACCCCGACCCGCCGTCCCTCCACCGGCGAGCTGCTGACCGCGATCGCCGCCTCGGGGGCGCGGGAGGTCGTGGTGCTGCCCAACGACGACAACACGATCCGTGCGGCGCAGGCGGCGGCGACCACGGCCGAGACCGATGACCAGGGGCCGTCCGGGATCCGGGTCGCAGTCATCCCCACCCACGCCCAGGTCGAGGGGCTGGCCGCACTCGCCGTACACGATCTGGACAGCAGCTTCGAGCACGACGTCACCGAGATGACCGCCACGGCCCGGCACGTGCGCCACGGCGCCGTCACGGTCGCCGCGCGGGAGGCGATGACGATGGCCGGACCCTGCGTGCCCGGGGACGTGCTCGGGGTGATCGCGGGCGACTTCGCGGTGGTCGGCGACGACCAGGGCGAGGTCGCCGTGGAGGTGCTGCGCCGGTTGCTGGCCGCCGGTGGCGAGCTGGTCACCCTGGTCGGTGGCGAGGATGGCGGCGACGCCCTCGTCGCGCAGGTGGCCGCCTGGGTGGAGGAGCACCACCCCCACGTGGACGTGATGTCGTACGACGGCGGGCAGGACCGCTACCCGCTGCTGCTGTCGGTCGAGTGA
- the coaD gene encoding pantetheine-phosphate adenylyltransferase — MTRAVCPGSFDPVTNGHLDIFRRTSVLFDELVVATGTNPSKSRMFDPDERLAMLREACADLPNVTVMGFTGLIVDFCREIDAQAIVKGLRGGTDYEYELPMAQMNAHLTGVETVFVPTTASLGYVSSSLVKEVATLGGDVSGLVPATVHERLTRRIAERSAAEG; from the coding sequence ATGACGCGCGCGGTCTGCCCCGGTTCCTTCGACCCGGTGACCAACGGCCACCTCGACATCTTCCGCCGCACCTCGGTGCTCTTCGACGAGCTGGTCGTCGCGACGGGTACCAACCCGTCCAAGTCACGGATGTTCGACCCGGACGAGCGGCTGGCGATGCTCCGGGAGGCCTGCGCCGACCTGCCGAACGTGACCGTGATGGGCTTCACCGGCCTGATCGTCGACTTCTGTCGCGAGATCGACGCCCAGGCGATCGTGAAGGGTCTGCGCGGCGGCACCGACTACGAGTACGAGCTGCCGATGGCCCAGATGAACGCCCATCTCACCGGGGTGGAGACGGTCTTCGTGCCGACCACGGCCTCCCTCGGCTACGTCTCCTCGAGCCTGGTCAAGGAGGTCGCCACCCTCGGCGGTGACGTCTCCGGGCTGGTGCCGGCGACGGTGCACGAGCGCCTCACCCGGCGGATCGCGGAGCGCTCCGCGGCCGAGGGGTGA
- the rnc gene encoding ribonuclease III yields the protein MRRALGDPQLDPELLDRALTHRSYAYENGGLPTNERLEFLGDAVLGVVVTETLYRKHPDLPEGRLAKLRAAVVNARALAVVARDLGLGEHIKLGRGEETTGGRDKASILSDTVEAVIGAIHLSGGIAVSADVVHRLFDPLIDAASAMGAGLDWKTSLQELAAEHGLGVPEYVIEDDGPDHQKTFTAQVRVGDRRYGNGTGRSKKEAEQGAAETAYGEIASTLGVSDAAGL from the coding sequence TTGCGTCGGGCGCTCGGGGATCCCCAGCTGGACCCCGAGCTGCTCGACCGCGCCCTGACCCACCGCTCGTACGCGTACGAGAACGGCGGTCTGCCCACCAACGAGCGCCTCGAGTTCCTCGGGGACGCGGTGCTCGGGGTGGTGGTCACGGAGACCCTCTACCGCAAACACCCCGACCTGCCGGAGGGCCGGCTGGCGAAGCTGCGCGCAGCGGTGGTCAACGCCCGCGCGCTGGCCGTCGTCGCCCGCGACCTCGGGCTCGGGGAGCACATCAAGCTCGGCCGGGGTGAGGAGACCACCGGCGGTCGGGACAAGGCCTCGATCCTCTCCGACACGGTCGAGGCGGTGATCGGTGCGATCCACCTCTCCGGTGGCATCGCGGTCTCCGCCGACGTGGTGCACCGGCTGTTCGACCCGCTGATCGACGCCGCCTCGGCGATGGGCGCCGGGCTGGACTGGAAGACCTCCCTGCAGGAGCTCGCCGCCGAGCACGGCCTCGGCGTCCCGGAGTACGTGATCGAGGACGACGGCCCGGACCACCAGAAGACCTTCACCGCGCAGGTGCGGGTCGGGGACCGGCGCTACGGCAACGGCACCGGACGGTCGAAGAAGGAGGCCGAGCAGGGCGCCGCCGAGACGGCGTACGGCGAGATCGCCTCGACGCTCGGCGTCTCCGACGCCGCCGGGCTCTGA
- a CDS encoding YceD family protein, with protein sequence MCPDLEVIVSNLDPRAPLVLDTRELGRRPGSQTQVSRTVPAPADLGIEVLAVPEGAPVELDLRLEAVMEGVLVTGEASAELVGECVRCLDEIRDQITVDFQELFVYDDSRDLRRGEEEDDDTSVLEDDLLDLERVLRDAVVLALPFQPLCREDCPGLCTECGARLADDPDHAHDAAVDPRWAALAQLNEDPSAGPGGEED encoded by the coding sequence TTGTGCCCGGACCTGGAAGTGATCGTGAGCAACCTGGACCCGAGAGCGCCGCTCGTGCTCGATACTCGCGAGCTCGGACGCCGCCCGGGGTCCCAGACTCAGGTGTCACGGACGGTTCCGGCCCCGGCAGATCTCGGTATCGAAGTCCTTGCCGTTCCCGAGGGAGCGCCGGTCGAGCTCGACCTGCGTCTCGAGGCGGTCATGGAGGGCGTGCTCGTCACCGGTGAGGCCTCGGCCGAGCTGGTCGGGGAGTGCGTGCGGTGCCTGGACGAGATCCGTGACCAGATCACGGTCGACTTCCAGGAACTGTTCGTCTACGACGACTCCCGTGACCTCCGCCGCGGGGAGGAAGAGGACGATGACACCAGCGTGCTCGAGGACGACCTGCTCGACCTCGAACGCGTGCTGCGGGATGCGGTGGTGCTGGCACTTCCGTTCCAGCCGCTGTGCCGGGAGGACTGTCCCGGGTTGTGCACCGAGTGCGGGGCGCGCCTGGCCGACGATCCGGACCATGCACACGATGCGGCAGTGGACCCGCGGTGGGCGGCACTCGCCCAGCTGAACGAAGACCCCTCCGCCGGCCCCGGCGGCGAGGAAGACTGA